From Oncorhynchus mykiss isolate Arlee chromosome 6, USDA_OmykA_1.1, whole genome shotgun sequence, the proteins below share one genomic window:
- the nqo1 gene encoding NAD(P)H dehydrogenase [quinone] 1, whose amino-acid sequence MAQKTVLIVYAHQSGGSFNSAAKDVAVETLRQQGYKVVVSDLYAMNFRASATMEDITGEVKNPEHFKYGEETMHAWKEGRLSDDIIAEQRKVEAAELVIFQFPMYWFSVPAIMKGWIDRVLTQGFAFSLQKMYSNGIFKDKKAMLSFSTGSMQTMYRPDGLNGDINVTLWPLQNGVLHFCGFQVLAPQVFWCPGHSPPANRTAMLDGWRARLKTLLVERPLTFAPSEMFDLTFPGGFVLRPEVRKEQSTRPHGITTGHHLGKPLPPDNQLKADDPSP is encoded by the exons ATGG ctcAGAAGACAGTGCTGATTGTGTACGCCCATCAGAGTGGGGGGTCCTTTAACTCGGCAGCGAAGGATGTTGCCGTGGAAACCCTCAGACAGCAGGGCTACAAGGTTGTTGTGTCTGACCTTTACGCCATGAACTTCAGAGCCTCCGCCACAATGGAGGAtatcacag GTGAGGTGAAGAACCCCGAGCACTTCAAGTACGGAGAGGAGACCATGCATGCCTGGAAGGAGGGTCGACTCAGTGATGACATCATAGCTGAGCAGCGGAAAGTGGAGGCGGCGGAGCTCGTCATCTtccag tTCCCTATGTACTGGTTCAGCGTTCCAGCCATCATGAAGGGCTGGATAGACAGAGTCCTGACTCAAGGCTTTGCCTTCTCGCTGCAGAAGATGTACAGCAATGGAATATTCAAG GACAAGAAAGCCATGTTGTCGTTCAGCACTGGGTCTATGCAGACTATGTACCGCCCTGACGGCCTCAACGGAGACATTAACGTCACACTGTGGCCCCTACAG AACGGCGTGCTTCACTTCTGTGGGTTCCAGGTGCTAGCCCCCCAGGTGTTCTGGTGTCCGGGACACAGCCCCCCCGCGAATCGGACAGCCATGCTGGATGGCTGGAGGGCCAGGCTGAAGACCCTGCTGGTCGAGCGACCCCTGACCTTTGCCCCCAGCGAGATGTTTGACCTGACCTTCCCCGGGGGCTTCGTGCTGCGGCCGGAGGTCAGGAAGGAGCAGAGCACCCGCCCCCACGGCATCACCACCGGACACCACCTGGGGAAACCCCTCCCCCCTGACAACCAGCTGAAGGCTGATGACCCCTCCCCCTGA